In one Haemophilus parainfluenzae genomic region, the following are encoded:
- a CDS encoding DUF4198 domain-containing protein: MKKTLIATLLGFSALAQAHEVWVATPAQLASNSVLKADLAYGDYPYVERIPEKRLAIFPPMELINQDGEMQTLVQKGENYQYQSEKPLKDGSYWVTATYKPTFWSQNNEGWKMDNLQGTPNAFYCEQTQMFGKAFTVVGKKPLNAEMAMTRIGLPLEIVPLKDPKTIKAGEAFPLQIFYKDKPLSGETIIATSDTFVVKDMEAATSHREPQAFSGKTDSEGKVNFIPLIEGIWKLKVIHKEPFEDQKVCQQSANYATLILPVGKARAKLPPKPEHHHH, encoded by the coding sequence ATGAAAAAAACATTAATTGCAACACTACTTGGTTTCTCTGCGCTCGCGCAAGCTCATGAAGTTTGGGTTGCAACACCGGCACAACTTGCTTCCAATTCCGTTTTAAAAGCTGATTTAGCTTATGGTGACTACCCTTACGTTGAAAGAATTCCTGAAAAACGTCTTGCTATTTTTCCACCGATGGAACTCATCAATCAAGATGGTGAAATGCAAACCTTAGTACAAAAAGGTGAAAACTACCAATATCAATCAGAAAAACCGTTAAAAGACGGTTCATATTGGGTAACGGCAACTTATAAACCCACTTTCTGGTCACAAAATAATGAAGGTTGGAAAATGGATAACTTACAAGGTACACCAAATGCATTCTATTGCGAACAAACTCAAATGTTTGGTAAAGCCTTTACTGTGGTTGGTAAGAAACCATTGAATGCAGAGATGGCAATGACACGCATCGGTTTACCACTTGAAATTGTGCCACTCAAAGATCCAAAAACAATTAAAGCGGGCGAAGCTTTCCCTCTGCAAATTTTCTATAAAGACAAACCACTTTCGGGCGAAACGATTATTGCAACGTCTGATACCTTTGTCGTAAAAGATATGGAAGCAGCGACATCTCACCGTGAACCACAAGCGTTTTCAGGTAAAACAGATAGTGAAGGTAAAGTTAACTTTATCCCATTAATTGAAGGTATTTGGAAACTTAAAGTGATTCATAAAGAACCATTTGAAGATCAAAAAGTGTGTCAACAATCAGCAAATTACGCAACGTTAATTTTACCTGTTGGTAAAGCGCGTGCTAAACTGCCACCAAAACCAGAACATCATCACCATTAA
- a CDS encoding FNR family transcription factor, producing the protein MKNFVSETKSGRRVQSGGCAIHCQDCSISQLCIPFTLNEHELDQLDNIIERKKPIQKSQVLFKAGDTLNSIYAIRSGTIKTYTISEAGEEQITSFHLPGDLVGFDAITNMQHPSFAQALETAMVCEIPFDILDDLSGKMPKLRQQIMRLMSSEIKSDQEMILLLSKMNAEERLAAFIHNLSKRYSARGFSAKEFRLTMTRSDIGNYLGLTVETISRLLGRFQKLGVLSVQGKYITINDINALIDLTGVHKTKIQLVE; encoded by the coding sequence ATGAAGAATTTCGTTTCAGAAACCAAATCAGGGCGCAGAGTTCAATCTGGTGGTTGTGCGATTCATTGCCAGGATTGCAGCATTAGTCAACTTTGTATTCCTTTCACATTGAACGAACATGAGCTTGATCAGCTTGATAATATTATCGAGCGTAAAAAGCCTATACAAAAATCTCAAGTCCTTTTTAAAGCGGGCGACACGCTTAATTCTATTTATGCGATTCGTTCCGGTACCATTAAAACTTATACCATTAGTGAAGCGGGCGAAGAACAAATTACCTCTTTTCACTTACCAGGCGATTTAGTGGGCTTTGATGCTATCACGAATATGCAACATCCAAGTTTTGCACAAGCATTGGAAACCGCTATGGTATGTGAAATTCCCTTTGATATCTTAGATGACCTATCCGGCAAAATGCCTAAGCTTCGTCAGCAAATTATGCGTTTAATGAGTAGTGAAATCAAAAGCGATCAAGAAATGATTTTATTACTGTCTAAAATGAATGCTGAAGAACGTTTAGCCGCATTCATCCATAACCTATCTAAACGCTATTCTGCTCGAGGTTTCTCAGCGAAAGAATTCCGTTTAACCATGACTCGCAGCGATATTGGTAATTACCTCGGCCTAACTGTTGAGACGATCAGTCGTTTGCTCGGTCGTTTCCAAAAATTAGGTGTACTCTCTGTTCAAGGTAAATACATTACCATTAATGATATTAATGCCTTGATTGATTTAACAGGTGTACATAAAACCAAAATCCAGTTAGTGGAATAG
- a CDS encoding TIGR00730 family Rossman fold protein: MNVTVYCGASLGNDSAYQAAAEKLGKWIADGQRTLVYGGGKLGLMGVVADTVLAHQGKVIGIIPQFLQDREVSHPNLTKTVVVESMSERKNKMVELGDAYVALPGGPGTLEEIAEVISWARIGKNNNPCILFNEKGYFDSLKSFFSHMVKEGFFTQGDFEKILFSNDLQEIESFIEHYQPPALRTY; encoded by the coding sequence ATGAACGTCACGGTTTATTGCGGTGCAAGTTTAGGCAATGATTCTGCCTATCAGGCTGCCGCAGAAAAATTAGGAAAATGGATTGCTGATGGCCAACGTACTTTAGTTTATGGTGGTGGAAAATTGGGATTAATGGGCGTGGTTGCAGATACTGTGCTCGCTCATCAAGGCAAAGTAATTGGCATTATCCCTCAATTTTTACAAGACAGAGAAGTTTCACATCCTAATTTAACCAAGACCGTGGTGGTTGAAAGCATGTCTGAGCGAAAAAATAAAATGGTTGAGCTTGGCGATGCTTATGTTGCCTTGCCTGGCGGACCTGGCACTTTAGAAGAAATTGCTGAAGTGATTTCTTGGGCTAGAATTGGAAAAAATAACAATCCTTGTATTCTATTTAATGAAAAGGGTTATTTCGATTCATTAAAGTCCTTTTTTAGCCATATGGTGAAAGAAGGCTTTTTTACTCAAGGTGATTTTGAGAAAATTTTATTCTCGAATGATCTTCAAGAAATCGAAAGCTTTATTGAACACTATCAACCTCCAGCATTAAGAACATATTAA
- the topA gene encoding type I DNA topoisomerase produces the protein MSKSLVIVESPAKAKTINKYLGSQYVVKSSVGHICDLPTAGSSTGEKAKPVSTKGLSAEEKNKIKAEKDRAALVKRMGIDPYNDWKANYQILPGKEKVVAELKSLAKKSDHIYLATDLDREGEAIAWHLREVIGGDDSRFSRVVFNEITKKAIEKAFQHPAHINMDQVNAQQTRRFLDRVVGFMVSPLLWKKVARGLSAGRVQSVAVKLVVEREREIKAFQPEEFWEIEALTQTSKKEDLRLDVVQYKGKKFEPKNEKEAQSAVDFLNKSHYVVTDLETKPTGSKPRAPFITSTLQQTASTRLGFGVKKTMMLAQRLYEAGYITYMRTDSTNLSQDALNMARSYIESHFGKDYLPAKPNFYSSKENAQEAHEAIRPSDVKLLADHLSGMDKDAVRLYDLIWRQFVACQMPAAQYDSTTVTVMAGDYELKAKGRILRFDGWTKVLPQLGKNPEDQILPAVSLNETLALKTVSPSQHFTKPPARFTEAALVKELEKRGIGRPSTYAAIISTIQERGYVRIENRRFYAEKMGEIVTDRLNQSFTDLMSYDFTANMENVLDQIASGEKNWKAELNQFFKDFSTQLSTAELDELEGGMKPNSLVLTDIDCPTCGRKMAIRTASTGVFLGCSGYALPPKERCKTTINLIPEAELLNVLDEASETKALMDRKRCPKCGTAMDSYIIDPHRKLHICGNNPNCDGYLVEQGQFKIKGYDGPIVECDKCGSDMHLKLGRFGKYMGCTNCDNTRKILKNGEVAPPKEEPVHFPELKCEKSDAYFVLRDGASGVFMSAHNFPKSRETRPAKVAELALYRDRLPEKLRYLADAPQKDPEGNEAIIRFSRKEKHQYVTSEKNGKATKWIVDYIDGKWVERKK, from the coding sequence ATGAGCAAATCTTTAGTGATTGTGGAGTCGCCAGCCAAAGCGAAAACCATCAATAAATATTTAGGTAGCCAGTATGTGGTGAAATCCAGCGTAGGGCATATTTGTGATTTGCCTACTGCAGGGAGTAGCACAGGCGAGAAGGCTAAACCCGTTTCCACTAAAGGATTAAGTGCGGAAGAAAAAAACAAAATTAAAGCAGAAAAAGACCGTGCGGCCTTAGTGAAACGTATGGGGATTGACCCCTATAACGATTGGAAAGCCAATTACCAAATTCTTCCTGGCAAAGAAAAAGTGGTAGCTGAATTAAAATCCCTTGCTAAAAAATCTGATCATATTTATCTCGCAACCGACTTGGATAGAGAAGGAGAGGCTATCGCGTGGCATTTACGTGAAGTCATTGGTGGCGATGATAGTCGTTTTAGCCGTGTTGTATTTAATGAAATTACGAAGAAAGCGATTGAAAAAGCATTCCAGCATCCTGCTCACATTAATATGGACCAGGTTAATGCTCAACAAACTCGTCGTTTCTTAGACCGCGTGGTAGGCTTTATGGTGTCGCCATTATTATGGAAAAAAGTGGCGAGAGGTCTATCTGCTGGGCGTGTGCAATCTGTTGCCGTGAAATTGGTGGTAGAGCGTGAACGTGAAATCAAAGCATTCCAACCAGAAGAGTTCTGGGAAATTGAAGCACTAACCCAAACGAGCAAGAAAGAAGACTTACGTTTGGATGTGGTGCAATATAAAGGCAAGAAATTTGAGCCGAAAAATGAAAAAGAAGCTCAAAGTGCGGTTGATTTTTTAAATAAATCACATTACGTTGTCACAGATTTAGAAACAAAACCAACAGGTTCTAAACCAAGAGCCCCATTTATTACTTCAACCTTACAACAAACTGCAAGCACGCGTTTGGGTTTTGGGGTAAAGAAAACCATGATGTTGGCACAACGTTTATATGAAGCCGGTTACATTACTTATATGCGTACTGACTCTACTAACTTGAGCCAAGATGCGTTAAATATGGCACGCTCTTATATCGAAAGCCATTTCGGTAAAGATTATTTACCCGCTAAACCGAATTTCTATTCGAGTAAAGAAAACGCACAAGAAGCGCACGAAGCGATTCGTCCTTCAGATGTCAAACTGCTTGCGGATCATTTAAGTGGCATGGATAAAGATGCCGTGCGCTTGTATGATTTAATCTGGCGTCAATTTGTGGCCTGCCAAATGCCAGCTGCACAATATGACAGCACAACCGTCACTGTAATGGCTGGTGATTATGAATTGAAAGCCAAAGGCCGTATTTTACGCTTTGATGGTTGGACAAAAGTCTTGCCACAATTAGGTAAAAATCCAGAAGACCAAATTTTACCGGCTGTGAGTTTAAACGAAACATTAGCACTAAAAACAGTTTCGCCAAGCCAACACTTCACCAAACCACCCGCTCGTTTTACTGAAGCTGCATTGGTTAAAGAATTGGAGAAACGTGGTATTGGTCGTCCTTCGACTTATGCGGCAATTATTTCGACTATTCAAGAACGTGGTTATGTACGCATTGAAAATCGCCGTTTCTACGCAGAAAAAATGGGTGAAATCGTTACTGATCGCTTAAATCAATCTTTTACTGATTTGATGAGCTACGATTTCACTGCCAACATGGAAAACGTGCTAGACCAAATTGCATCCGGTGAGAAAAATTGGAAGGCTGAGTTAAATCAATTCTTCAAAGATTTTTCTACCCAACTTTCTACGGCTGAATTAGATGAGTTAGAAGGTGGAATGAAGCCGAATAGCCTTGTGCTCACCGATATTGATTGCCCAACTTGTGGCCGAAAAATGGCGATTCGCACAGCAAGTACAGGTGTCTTCCTTGGTTGTTCTGGTTATGCTTTACCACCGAAAGAGCGTTGTAAAACAACGATTAATCTTATTCCAGAAGCAGAGTTACTAAACGTATTGGATGAGGCTTCTGAGACCAAAGCCTTAATGGATCGTAAACGTTGTCCGAAATGTGGCACGGCAATGGATAGCTATATCATCGACCCACATCGTAAATTACATATTTGTGGTAACAATCCAAATTGTGATGGTTATTTGGTTGAACAAGGCCAATTTAAAATTAAAGGCTATGACGGTCCGATTGTAGAATGTGACAAGTGTGGTTCGGATATGCACTTGAAACTCGGTCGTTTTGGTAAATATATGGGCTGTACCAACTGTGATAACACCCGTAAGATTTTGAAAAACGGCGAGGTTGCACCGCCAAAAGAAGAGCCGGTACATTTCCCTGAATTGAAATGTGAAAAATCTGACGCGTATTTTGTATTACGTGATGGTGCAAGTGGGGTGTTTATGTCTGCACATAACTTCCCGAAATCACGTGAAACACGACCGGCAAAAGTGGCGGAATTAGCGCTTTATCGTGATCGTTTACCAGAAAAATTACGTTATTTAGCCGATGCGCCACAAAAAGACCCAGAGGGTAATGAAGCGATTATCCGTTTCAGCCGTAAAGAAAAACATCAATATGTGACATCTGAAAAGAATGGCAAAGCCACAAAATGGATTGTGGATTATATTGATGGAAAATGGGTAGAACGGAAAAAGTAG
- the uspE gene encoding universal stress protein UspE, producing the protein MKFNNILVVLNPDNEKQYALARAVRLVKEQQNETKVKITTLLSVYDLSYEMSALLSSEERSQMHETAIEQQRQAVQFYLDKYADPEIEFESHIVWSSNEADAIREEVEKNQYDLVVKYTKDEESFTSLIFTPVDWQLLRKCPIPVLMVRDGDWKHQRRILIAVNVSGEQEYQDEFNQELVSTGMNLAENLNRGNVHLVAAYPVAPINMAIDLPEFNTSGYENGIRGQHLINMKALRQKFGIDEDHTHVREGFPEEVIPEVAKEIEAELVILGTVGRTGLSAALLGNTAEHVISKLSCNLLAIKPSKK; encoded by the coding sequence ATGAAATTTAATAATATTCTTGTTGTACTTAACCCTGATAACGAAAAACAATATGCGCTCGCTCGTGCCGTTCGTCTTGTTAAAGAACAACAAAATGAAACAAAAGTAAAAATCACCACCTTGTTGAGTGTCTATGACTTATCTTATGAAATGTCTGCACTTCTTTCTTCAGAAGAACGTAGTCAAATGCATGAAACAGCCATTGAGCAACAACGTCAAGCCGTACAATTTTATTTAGATAAATATGCAGATCCAGAAATTGAGTTTGAATCTCACATTGTATGGAGCAGCAATGAAGCGGATGCAATTCGTGAAGAAGTTGAAAAAAATCAATATGACCTCGTTGTAAAATACACCAAAGATGAAGAAAGCTTCACTTCACTGATTTTCACACCAGTAGATTGGCAATTATTACGTAAATGTCCAATTCCAGTATTAATGGTGCGTGATGGTGACTGGAAACATCAACGCCGCATTTTAATCGCAGTGAATGTATCGGGTGAACAAGAATATCAAGATGAATTCAACCAAGAATTAGTTTCAACGGGTATGAATTTAGCGGAAAACTTAAACCGTGGTAACGTACATTTAGTGGCGGCCTACCCTGTTGCGCCAATTAATATGGCGATTGATTTACCTGAATTTAATACTTCAGGTTATGAAAATGGCATTCGTGGGCAACACCTCATCAATATGAAAGCCTTACGTCAAAAATTTGGTATTGATGAAGATCATACCCACGTACGCGAAGGTTTCCCTGAAGAAGTGATTCCTGAAGTGGCGAAAGAAATTGAAGCTGAATTAGTGATTTTAGGTACAGTGGGAAGAACGGGTCTATCTGCAGCGTTATTAGGTAATACAGCGGAACATGTGATTAGTAAATTAAGCTGTAACCTATTAGCTATTAAACCTTCTAAAAAATAA
- a CDS encoding YadA-like family protein, whose product MKNFKFNAITALIIGVNVAVANAVTTTPNPNVDYSGSSAFTNSADDTNVESPSHTTIGQDNHVYSIAAPQDQGSSSAFGNQNLVKGQHANAFGDGNDAYGKQTQSFGDANKIYADSSVGFGANNIAGKYNNETPKETRTADANTESVAIFGLNNNVVGKNILAVGKDNKVTDDTTTNATVIGFNATASSANATAIGTAASALANETIAIGQAAKASGQNSNAYGSQANASGTSSLAVGTGSVASGDSAVAIGNDSTVTGGSAVAIGASATSTGKWSTALGDSANAKGEKSVALSKDSYAKDDNSVALGSGTITRSATNVTTATVNGITYSGFAGNSNNIAVVSVGSDKTETYTPPDHSTPGRTVTITPHTRQIINVSAGEISATSTDAINGSQLYMVADQVGKNKTRIDNIRVRTSDVKVKAGDNINVEEAYDDANQVKTYTVSTAKDIKADSYTVNNSSVQINQNGINAGDKNITNVADPKAPTDAANKRYVDNKVNKVDRKTRAGIAGVAAIASAPSARKDGKSMVSTGVAHHRGESAIAIKASRNSDNGHWSTNVNGAADTRGQFTVGAGVGYEW is encoded by the coding sequence ATGAAAAATTTTAAATTTAATGCTATCACGGCATTAATTATTGGGGTGAATGTTGCTGTAGCGAATGCTGTAACAACTACGCCAAATCCAAATGTGGACTACTCTGGCTCATCTGCTTTTACAAATTCAGCTGACGATACTAATGTTGAGAGCCCAAGCCATACCACTATCGGTCAGGATAACCACGTTTATTCTATTGCTGCACCACAGGATCAAGGTTCTAGTTCAGCTTTTGGTAACCAAAATCTTGTAAAAGGTCAACATGCAAATGCATTTGGTGATGGCAATGATGCATATGGTAAACAAACACAAAGTTTTGGTGATGCGAATAAAATTTATGCTGACAGCTCAGTGGGGTTTGGTGCCAATAATATCGCAGGAAAATATAATAACGAAACTCCTAAAGAAACGAGAACAGCAGATGCCAATACAGAATCAGTTGCCATATTTGGTTTAAACAATAACGTTGTAGGTAAAAATATTCTTGCTGTAGGTAAAGACAATAAAGTTACTGATGATACAACCACAAATGCAACTGTAATTGGCTTCAATGCTACTGCAAGTTCAGCTAATGCTACTGCAATTGGTACTGCTGCTAGTGCATTAGCAAACGAAACTATTGCAATTGGTCAAGCGGCAAAAGCAAGTGGTCAAAATAGTAATGCTTATGGTTCACAAGCCAATGCTAGTGGTACAAGCTCATTGGCTGTAGGTACTGGTTCTGTAGCCTCTGGCGATTCAGCTGTAGCGATTGGTAACGATTCAACTGTTACAGGCGGCTCTGCTGTTGCTATTGGTGCATCAGCAACATCTACAGGTAAATGGTCTACTGCACTAGGCGATTCAGCTAATGCTAAAGGCGAAAAAAGCGTAGCCTTATCGAAAGACTCTTATGCAAAAGATGATAACTCTGTTGCCTTAGGCTCTGGCACTATTACTCGTTCAGCAACAAACGTAACCACGGCAACCGTCAACGGTATTACATATAGTGGTTTTGCTGGTAACAGTAATAATATAGCCGTTGTTTCTGTTGGTTCAGACAAAACTGAAACTTACACTCCACCAGATCACTCAACTCCAGGTCGTACAGTAACTATTACGCCACATACACGTCAAATTATTAACGTAAGTGCAGGTGAAATTTCTGCCACTTCTACCGATGCAATTAACGGTTCTCAACTTTATATGGTTGCAGACCAAGTAGGCAAAAACAAAACGCGTATTGATAATATTCGCGTGCGTACGTCTGACGTAAAAGTAAAAGCGGGCGATAATATTAATGTAGAAGAAGCTTATGATGATGCTAACCAAGTGAAAACTTATACTGTTAGTACAGCAAAAGACATCAAGGCGGATTCTTACACTGTCAATAATTCAAGCGTTCAAATCAATCAGAATGGCATTAATGCAGGTGATAAAAACATCACTAATGTTGCGGATCCAAAAGCCCCAACTGATGCAGCAAACAAACGTTATGTTGATAATAAAGTGAACAAAGTTGATCGCAAAACTCGTGCTGGTATTGCTGGTGTTGCTGCAATCGCTTCTGCTCCATCTGCACGTAAAGATGGAAAGAGCATGGTGTCAACTGGGGTCGCTCATCACCGTGGTGAAAGCGCGATCGCAATTAAAGCATCTCGTAACTCTGATAACGGTCACTGGTCAACCAACGTAAATGGTGCTGCAGATACTCGCGGTCAATTTACTGTGGGTGCGGGTGTCGGTTACGAATGGTAA
- a CDS encoding LysR family transcriptional regulator, with product MDKLNAISVFCKVIEMQSFTQAANQQNISVAMASKLVSQLEEHLKTRLLQRTTRKIVPTEAGMLYYQRCQAILLDLSEADSSISNMATSLQGNLLISVPRDFGLLYISPNLPKFIELHPNLHVEIEFEDKRVDLVAEGYDLALRIGYMQDSSLVARKISSSLMHFVASPSYLEARGTPLTPDDLEYHQGLLYKSSLNQVHWQSTKANQIQRYKIQSKVVSNNGMALLEMTKAGLGISNAPSFFVKDALASGELVEILSEYKQKPLDIYVVYPNRRHLPAKVRAFIEFLASLGLCENSQI from the coding sequence ATGGATAAACTCAATGCAATTTCGGTTTTCTGTAAAGTAATCGAAATGCAAAGTTTTACACAAGCCGCAAACCAACAGAATATTTCTGTGGCGATGGCGAGTAAACTAGTTTCACAATTAGAAGAACATTTAAAAACACGATTATTACAACGTACAACACGAAAAATTGTACCAACTGAAGCGGGTATGCTTTATTATCAACGTTGCCAAGCTATTTTATTAGATTTAAGCGAGGCTGATTCTAGCATTAGTAATATGGCGACAAGCTTACAAGGTAATTTATTAATCTCTGTGCCGCGTGATTTTGGCTTGCTTTATATCTCACCTAACTTACCTAAATTTATTGAGCTTCATCCCAATTTACACGTAGAAATTGAATTTGAAGACAAACGTGTCGATCTTGTTGCTGAGGGCTATGACTTAGCATTACGGATTGGCTATATGCAAGATAGCTCACTTGTTGCACGTAAAATTAGTAGCTCCCTTATGCATTTTGTTGCCTCTCCAAGTTATTTAGAAGCACGAGGCACACCACTTACACCTGACGATTTAGAATATCACCAAGGTTTACTTTATAAATCATCGTTAAATCAAGTGCATTGGCAATCAACAAAAGCCAATCAAATTCAACGGTATAAAATTCAATCTAAAGTGGTTTCCAATAATGGTATGGCATTGTTAGAAATGACAAAAGCGGGATTGGGCATCAGTAATGCACCGAGCTTCTTTGTCAAAGATGCGCTTGCTTCAGGTGAATTAGTTGAAATTTTATCTGAATATAAACAAAAACCTTTAGATATTTATGTGGTTTACCCAAATCGTCGTCATTTACCGGCAAAAGTTCGCGCATTTATTGAATTTCTCGCGAGCCTCGGTTTATGTGAGAACAGTCAAATATAA
- the pyrD gene encoding quinone-dependent dihydroorotate dehydrogenase: protein MYSLIRKAIFSLDPETAHDLVIKSLHLAGKSPCQFLLKQLLACPQGTPKQVMGITFKNPIGLAAGADKNAEAIDGFGAMGFGFIEVGTVTPLAQEGNAKPRQFRLVEAEGIINRNGFNNYGIDYAIENVKKAKFDGVIGINIGKNKVTPLEKGKDDYLFCLNKAYNYADYITVNISSPNTPDLRQLQYGDYFDNLLQSIKQRQKVLAEQYNKYVPIAVKIAPDLSESELVQIADTLLRHQMDGVIATNTTISRDNVTGLKNAEQQGGLSGKPLQHKSTEIIRRLHQELKGQIPIIGSGGIDGVQNAQEKIETGAELLQVYSGLIYHGPRLVKELVKAIK from the coding sequence ATGTATTCTTTGATCCGTAAAGCCATCTTTTCCCTTGACCCTGAAACCGCCCATGATTTAGTGATTAAATCATTGCACTTAGCGGGTAAATCGCCTTGCCAATTTTTATTAAAGCAGCTTTTGGCTTGTCCACAAGGCACACCTAAGCAAGTAATGGGCATTACCTTTAAAAATCCTATTGGGTTAGCAGCGGGCGCAGATAAAAATGCCGAAGCCATTGATGGATTTGGTGCGATGGGATTTGGTTTTATTGAAGTAGGAACGGTTACGCCTTTAGCGCAAGAGGGAAATGCGAAACCTCGTCAATTCCGTTTAGTGGAAGCGGAAGGGATTATTAACCGTAATGGATTCAATAATTACGGCATTGATTATGCGATTGAGAATGTTAAAAAGGCAAAATTTGATGGCGTAATTGGGATTAATATTGGCAAAAATAAAGTCACACCGCTTGAAAAGGGGAAAGATGATTACTTATTTTGCTTAAACAAAGCTTATAACTATGCAGATTATATTACAGTAAATATTTCATCACCGAACACTCCGGATTTACGCCAATTACAGTATGGTGATTACTTTGATAATTTATTGCAAAGTATAAAACAGCGTCAAAAAGTATTAGCTGAGCAATATAACAAATATGTACCGATTGCAGTAAAAATCGCACCTGATTTATCCGAGAGCGAGCTCGTTCAAATTGCAGATACCTTACTTCGTCATCAAATGGATGGGGTAATTGCGACTAATACGACGATTTCTCGCGACAACGTCACAGGTTTAAAAAATGCGGAACAACAAGGCGGCTTAAGTGGAAAACCATTACAGCACAAAAGTACAGAAATTATTCGAAGATTGCATCAAGAGCTGAAAGGGCAAATTCCGATTATTGGGAGTGGTGGCATTGATGGTGTACAAAATGCACAAGAGAAGATTGAAACAGGTGCTGAATTGTTACAAGTTTATTCTGGTTTGATTTATCACGGTCCAAGATTAGTTAAAGAATTAGTAAAAGCGATCAAATAA
- the rnm gene encoding RNase RNM, translating to MIKKYDLHCHSTASDGVLTPTELVQRAHEQGVNVLALCDHDTVMGIDEAKLEANKLGIELINGVEISTNWEGRGIHIVGLNFDKTHPKMTALLAEQKSLREKRAVEIGHKLEKAGVPNAYEGAKALANGEVTRAHYARYLVQIGKVSNDGQAFKRYLGGGKSCFVKAEWVDIPTAIDTIHAAGGVAIIAHPMRYNMTGKWIRRLIVDFKQWGGDGMEVADSGQTKDQRQYLARLANEYDLAASLGSDFHFPCGWIELGKNLFLPEEVKPIWTLFE from the coding sequence ATGATAAAAAAATATGATTTACATTGCCATAGTACGGCTTCAGATGGTGTTTTAACGCCTACAGAGCTTGTGCAACGCGCTCATGAACAAGGTGTTAATGTGCTTGCTTTATGTGATCACGACACCGTGATGGGCATTGATGAAGCTAAACTTGAAGCAAATAAATTAGGTATTGAGCTAATTAATGGCGTAGAAATTTCAACAAATTGGGAAGGTCGTGGCATCCATATTGTTGGATTAAATTTTGATAAAACACATCCTAAAATGACCGCACTTTTAGCCGAACAAAAATCATTGAGAGAAAAAAGAGCGGTTGAAATTGGCCATAAATTAGAAAAAGCAGGCGTTCCCAATGCCTATGAAGGCGCAAAAGCGTTAGCCAATGGGGAAGTGACTCGTGCCCATTATGCGCGTTATTTGGTACAAATCGGAAAGGTTTCAAATGATGGGCAAGCCTTTAAGCGTTATCTAGGCGGTGGCAAATCGTGTTTTGTCAAAGCTGAATGGGTGGATATTCCAACGGCGATTGATACGATTCATGCGGCAGGTGGTGTTGCTATCATTGCTCATCCTATGCGTTATAACATGACAGGAAAATGGATTCGTCGATTAATTGTTGATTTTAAACAATGGGGCGGTGATGGCATGGAAGTCGCAGATAGTGGACAGACCAAAGATCAACGTCAATATCTTGCGCGTTTAGCCAATGAATATGACTTAGCTGCCTCATTAGGGTCAGACTTTCATTTTCCTTGCGGGTGGATTGAATTAGGAAAAAATTTATTTTTACCTGAAGAGGTAAAACCGATTTGGACATTATTTGAATAA